The nucleotide sequence GCAGCTGTTAAAAGACCTAAATTTATAGCTTCTTCTTTTAAAGTTGTGCCGTGTTTGTGGGCTGTTTTTGCTATTTTTGCAGCATTTTCATATCCGATATGTGGATTTAGCGCAGTTACTAGCATAAGACTTTCGTGAAGGAGTTTATCGATTTTGGCTTCATTTGCAGTGATTCCCACAGCGCAATGATCGTTGAAGCTGACCATAGAGTCGCTTAAAAGACGAATGCTCTCAAGCAAGTTATGAGTAAGCACAGGCTTAAATACGTTTAGTTCAAAGTTACCTTGAGACGCAGCCATCGCAACGCTTACGTGATTTCCTGCTACTTGGACTGCTACCATAGTTACGGCTTCGCATTGAGTAGGATTTACTTTACCAGGCATAATAGAACTTCCAGGCTCGTTTTCAGGGATATTTATCTCGCCGATACCACATCTTGGACCACTTGCTAACCAACGAACGTCATTTGCTATTTTCATTAAATTTGACGCAAGACCGTTTAACGCACCACTTAAGAAAACTTCTGCATCGTGACTTGTTAAGCCGTGGAATTTGTTTGGATGAGATTTAAATTTAAACTCTGTTTTTGTTAAATCATTTAAAACTTCGCTCACTTTTACACTAAAATCAGGATGAGAATTTAAACCAGTTCCCACAGCAGTTCCACCAATAGCAAGCTCTTCTAAAAACGGAAGCGTGGCTAAAACTTGAGCTTTACTAGCTTTTAGCATATGAGCGTATCCGCTAAACTCTTGACCTAAAGTTAAAGGAGTAGCGTCTTGCAAGTGAGTTCTACCTATCTTTACAATATTTTTAAACTCTTTACTTTTTGCCTCAAGTGTAGCTAAAAGCTTATCGATCGCAGGAAAAAGCTGTTTTTGAAGCTCTAAAACAAAAGCAATTCTCATAGCTGTCGGATAAGTATCGTTTGAACTTTGACCTTTATTTACGTCATCGTTTGGATGAACTAATTTTTTTGTTCTAAAATCCTCACCTAAAAGTTCAGTAGAGCGGTTAGCGATAACTTCATTTAGGTTCATATTTGACTGAGTTCCGCTTCCTGTTTGCCATACTACAAGAGGGAAATTTCCATCTAGTTTGCCGCTTAAGATCTCGTCGCAAGCGTCGCCGATAGCTTTTGTTTTTGAGTCATCTAAACGACCTAACTTGTTATTTACGATAGCGCAAGCTTTTTTAAGATAAGCAAAACCTTCTATAACCTCGCTTGGCATAGTTCCTTTGCCGATCTTAAAGTTTTCCAAACTTCTTTCTGTTTGAGCGCCCCAATACTTGTTGTTTGGCACTTTGATCTCACCCATTGTGTCTTTTTCGATACGAAATTCCATAATGCTTCCTTTCAAAAAATTATATTTTTCGATTATATCATTTAAATTTAAAAATAAAATTTAATTTTTAATTAAAAATTGATGAAAGCAAATTTTAAGAATACGGCATATTTGCATAAGTGTGTTATTAGCTAAATTTAGATAAAATCTAGCATTTTTTAAATTTAAAGGCAAATTTATGGCTGATTTTTATAATCCAAAAGAAGTTGAAGAAAAATTCTATAAAATTTGGGAAGATCGTGGGTATTTTGAGATAGACGGAAACAAAGATATCTTAGAAGAAGATAAGAAATTTTGTATAATGATGCCACCGCCAAACGTCACTGGAGTACTTCATATAGGACACGCTCTTACATTTACTTTACAAGATATAATGACAAGATATAAAAGAATGGACGGATACAAAGCGCTTTGGCAGCCTGGACTTGACCACGCAGGTATCGCTACTCAAAACGTCGTAGAAAAGCAACTTTTAGCAAACGGAGTTACAAAAGAGCAGATCGGACGCGAAGAATTTCTTAAAAAAACTTGGGAATGGAAAGAAAAAAGCGGCGGAAGCATACTACATCAAATGCGACGTCTTGGCATAACTCCTGCTTGGAGCAGAGAGCGCTTTACTATGGACGCGGGGCTTAAAAATGCTGTAAGAAAAGCTTTTGTAAATTTGTACAATAAAGGTTTGATAGTTCGCGGAAACTATATGGTAAATTGGTGTACTCACGATGGCGCACTTAGCGACGTGGAAGTCGAACACAAAGCAAATAAAGGCAAACTTTATCATATAAAATATCCTATAGTTGATAGTGATAAATTTGTAATAGTCGCAACAACTAGACCAGAAACGTACTTTGGCGATACCGCCGTAATGGTCAATCCAAACGATGAGAGGTATAAGGAACTTGTAGGTAAATTCGTCACTCTTCCTATCATTGATCGCCGCATACAAATCATAGCCGATGATCACGTAGATATGGACTTTGGAACAGGTATAGTTAAAGTCACTCCAGCTCACGATACGAACGACTATGAAGTCGGCAACAGACACGGCTTAGAGTTCATAACCGTATTTGATGAAAAAGGTATATTAAATGAGCAGTGTGGTGAGTTTGAAGGACTTGAAAGACTTGAAGCAAGAGATAAAGTAGTAACCAAACTAGAGTCTTTAGGCTTTGTAGAAAAGATAGAAGACTATGAAAATCAAGTTGGATACTGCTATCGCTGCAAAAATGTAGTAGAACCATACATATCAAAACAGTGGTTTGTAAAAGCAGACATAGCAAACGAGGCGATACAAAATGTAAATGGCGGTGGAGCTGAGTTTTTCCCACCTCATTGGATAAATAGCTTTAATGCGTGGATGAGAGAGCTAAAAGACTGGTGTATAAGCCGCCAGCTATGGTGGGGACATCAAATTCCCGTATTTTACTGCGAATGCGGACATGAGTGGGCAGACGAAAACGAAAAACCATTAAAATGCCCAAAATGCGGCGGAAATAAATTTACTCAAGATCCAGATGTTCTTGATACGTGGTTTAGTTCAGGGCTTTGGCCTATCTCAACACTTGGTTGGGGAAATGGGGACGCGCTGAAAAATGAGAAATGGTTCGATGGGGATTTGAGCGAATTTTATCCAAATACTATGCTTATAACAGGCTTTGATATACTATTTTTCTGGGTCGCTAGAATGATGTTTCAATGCAAAAATGCAGTAGGCGAGCTTCCATTTAAAGATATCTATCTTCACGCTCTTGTCAAAGATAAAGACGGTAAAAAGATGAGTAAAAGTAGCGGAAATGTGATAGACCCACTTACTAAAATAGACGAATACTCAGCCGATATCTTGCGTTTTACTCTTACTTTACTTTGCGTACAAGGTCGCGACATCAGACTTAGCGAAGAAAAAATGGTATTAGTAAGAAACTTCACAAATAAGCTTTATAACGCAAGCAAATTCCTACTTCTAAACGAGGATAAATTTCCTGATTTTGATGAAAATAGCATAAAAACAGAGCTTGGTAGATATATGCTAAGTCGCTTTAAAAGCTGCGTAAATTCACTAAGATCAAATTTAGACGCGTATAGGTTTAATGACGCAGCAAACGATATATATAAATTCCTTTGGGACGAGTTTTGCGACTGGGGTATCGAGCTATCAAAAGTAGGCAAAAGTAGCGTGATCGAGCTAGGAATGATATTTAAAGAAAGTATGAAGCTACTAAGCCCGTTTATGCCGTTCATCAGCGAGTATTTGTATCACGAATTAAGCGGTACGAACTTAGAAAATTCCAGATCTATAATGGTGATGAAATACCCTAAGATCAGCACTCCAGATCAAAAAATAGTCGAAACTTGGAGCGCAGTCATAGAAGCTATAGTAAGTTTAAGGCGTGCAAAAGCGACTATAGATCAAGGCAATGCAAAAGTACAAAAAGCTTATATTAAATTTAATAATAAAATAGATATAAACGGAGTTACAAATTACATTAAACTACTTGCAAAATGCGAAGAGATAGAGCTAACAGATGAAATAGTGCCAAACTCAGCCAGAGACGTAAGCGAAAATCTTGAGAGTTTCGTACCGCTTGATGGCGTAGATACCGCTCCTATCATCGCTAGACTCAGTTCGCAAAAAGCAAAGCTTGAAAAAGAGATAGCCAAACTAGAAGGTATGCTAAATAATGAAAAATTTGTAGCCAACGCTCCAGAAGCCGTCTTGAGCGCCAACCGCGAAGGATTAGCAATCGCAAAAGATAAATTTGAAAAAGTCGTAAGCGAACTCAAAGTTTTAGGTAGATAAAAATAGATTTTTATTAAGGATGGATTATGAATTTAGGTCGTATTATTTTAGCAGGTTTATTATTTGTCGTTACTATGTCGGCTAAAGATATCAATGTAGTTATTTTTCTAGCAGATAAAGCTAAATTTGATAGTGCTTTTATAATCACTAGCGGTTTGCAAAAAACACTTGAAAAAGATGAAAAAGCAGATATCGAGCTTGTTTTGGGTGGAAGTTCTGTTGAAATTTTTGCTAGTAGATCCAAAAAAGATCTAGAAATGCAAGAGAAAATCAAATCACTCATAGCTATGCCAAACGTCAGAGTAGTGGCTTGTAATGGAGCAATGAAAAGAAACGGTATCGAGGTAGATTGGCTAAGCGATGGTATAAAAACAGTCAAAGCAGCACCAAAAGAAGTAGTTTTAAGACAGCTTGATGGATACGCGGTATTGCAACCATAAAAAAAGGAACGTCATTGATAGAAATTAAAAATTTAAAAAAATATTACGGTAAAAATCTCATCATAAACGACGTCTCATGCGACATCAAAGCCGGTGAGATCTTTGCCATAGTAGGACATAGCGGAGCTGGAAAAAGCACCTTGCTTCGCTGTATAAATGGACTTGAAAACTATCAAAGTGGAAGTTTAAAAGTAGAAAACAAAGAGATAAAAGATCTAGGAGAAAATGAGCTAAGAGAGCTTAGGCGAGATATCGGTATGATATTTCAACATTTTGCATTGATGAGTAGAAAAACGGTTTTTGAAAATATCGCCACACCGCTTAGATTTTGGAAATATGATAAAGAGTATATCCAAAAAAGAGTTTATGAGCTTTTAGAGCTTGTAGGATTGAGTGATAAAGCAAATAGCTATCCAAACTCGCTATCAGGCGGTCAAAAACAGCGTGTCGCGATAGCTAGAGCTTTAGCTTTAAAACCCAAAATCTTACTTAGCGATGAAGCTACAAGCGCCCTTGATCCAAACACTACAAATCAAATTCTAACACTCCTAAGAGAGATAAACGAAAAACTAGACATAACCATAGTCATAGTAACTCACGAAATGGAAGTTGTAAAAGGTATAGCAAGCCGCGCTATTTTACTTGAGCAAGGCGTCATAACAAATCAAGGCGACATAATAGATCTGTTCTTAAAACCTGATGAAAATATGAAAAAATTCTTAGGAACTGAGGAAATTTTACCGACAACTGGAATTAATATCCGACTATTTTTCCCACCCAAAGTCGCTTTTAACAGCGTCATAACATCGATGGCTAGGGAGCTTGATATAGACTTCAACATAGTATGGGGAAAACTAGAAAAACTAGGCAACAACGTTCTTGGAAGCCTTGTTATAAATGTAGATCCAAAAGATGAGATAAGAGTAGAAGAATTTATAAAAAACTCAGGCGTATTATACGAGATAGTAAAGGAGCAAAAATGATACCAAAACTTCTTTTAGAAGCGACTATAGACACGCTTTATATGACTTTTATATCTACTTTTTTGGCTTTTATGATCGGTTTGGGGCTTGCTATTATATTAGTTTTGACAAAACCAAACGGTCTTAAACCAAATAAAGGGATTTACAACTCGTTGGATTTAATAGTAAATGTGCTTAGAAGCTTCCCGTTTATCATACTTATCATCGTACTTTTTCCTTTTACTAAATTTATAGTTGGAACTAGCATAGGTACGAGCGCGGCGATAGTTCCACTCACTATAGGTTCAGCTCCGTTTATCGCACGTCTCATAGAAAATGCAATGAACGAAGTGGATTACGGTGTCATAGAAGCTGCCCTTAGCTACGGCGCGAGTAAAACTCAAATTTTATTTAAAATTATGTTTATAGAAGCACTTCCTAGCATAATAAACGCTATAACTCTAACTCTTATAGTAGTGATCGGATTTACCGCAATGGCTGGAGCTGTTGGTGGAGGCGGACTTGGAGATGTAGCCATGAGATATGGTTTTCAAAGATTTCGTCCAGATATCATGGCTTATACGGTTATTATACTGATAATAATGGTGCAATTAATCCAAAGTGTAGGAAACTTGCTTTATAAAATAACTAAAAAATAAATTTAAAGCTATTTGGCAGTATAAAAACTGTTTAAATAGCTTTAAAATCACAAAAAAAGGAATGTTATGGATAGTAATGAGCTACTAAATGATATAGAATGCAAATTTAAAACTCTGTTAAATGCAAAAAGTCTAGCCATTTCAAATGATTCAAAGATTTTGAGTTTTTTATTGACAGAGTCCAAATTCAAAAATGAATATAAAGATATGTTTTTTGAAATACATAAGTCAAACGAACAAAATATAGCCATATTTAAACAAAATGCTTTTTTTGAGTTTTTGGATACTAGGGTTTTAGGCAATAGCTACACGGCGTATTCTAATAAAATAGGCTTAACAAACGCAATAAATAAATTTATTAAATCAAACGAGCAAGTTGTTTTAAGCTTTCCTTTTAAAGATGGCGTTATAAAAGGCTCTCAATCCAAAGACGAAGACAAAACAAACGAGATATTTTTTAACAACATTTTAGATAAAAGCGAAATAGATGTTTTATTTGCTAAAAAAGCCTTGTATAACTTTGAACTAATCAGCGCTGATGAGCAAAATTTGCAGGATATTTTAGCTAATGGGGGGGGGTGGAGCATAACTTACTCATCAAAGGCAATAACCTTCTAGCCCTACACTGCTTAAAAGAACGCTTTGCTAACAAAGTCAAACTCATATATATAGACCCACCTTATAATACAAGTAACGACAGCTTTAACTATAACGATAGATTTTCTCACTCTACTTGGCTTACTTTTATGAAAAATCGCCTTGAGATAGCACGTGAGTTTTTGCGTGATGATGGCGTGATATTTGTCCAGTGCGATGACAACGAACAAGCCTATCTAAAAGTACTTATGGATGAGATTTTTGGTAGAGAGAATTTTGTAGCGTGTTTTATTCCCTTAATGAACCCAAGAGGAAGACAAGAATCATCATATCCGATAGCCAAATCTCACGAATATATTTTATGTTACTCAAAAAAAGAAGATTTAGCTACATTTTTTAACTTTGGTATCATTAAAAACGATGAAATAAATGATGAATTCAGATTATTATCTTTGCGAAAATCTGGTAATGCTTCACTAAGAAAAGATAGACCAAATATGTTTTATCCAATTTTTATAATACAAATACACAATCTATTTATACAAAACAAAGAAATGATAAATCTGAAATTACTATTTATCCAATTAAAACTAACGCAGAAGAAGGTAGATGGAGATGGCAAAAGTCAAATGTAGAAAACAATATAAATTTATTAGTATGTAAAGAAAATTCAAAAGGCGAATATGATATTTATGTAAAAGATTATATTGTCAAAGACGGGCAAACAAAAGGTGAAAAAACAAAAACATTTATTATTGATAAAAATATTATTAATGACAAAGCAAAAGAACATATGGAAATACTTTTTGGTAGAAATGAGCTTTTTTCATATCCTAAAAGTGAATTTTTAATGCAACGCATCATTGAAATATCAACTCAAGAAAACGACATTGTTATGGACTTTTTTGCTGGAAGTGGCACAACTTTAGCAGTAGCTATGAAAATGAACCGCAAATTTATCGGTATCGAGCAAATGGATTATATAAAAACCATAACTTGCGAGAGATTAAAAAAAGTGATAGCTGGTGAGCAAGGTGGCATTAGCAAAGCAGTTGGCTGGAATGGTGGCGGAAATTTCATATATTCTGAGCTTATGCCACTAAATGCTACTTTTAAAGACAAAATAATAAACGCAAAAAATGAAAATGAACTAAATCAAATTTATGATGAGTTAAAAGCTAAAGCATTTTTGGATTATAGAGTTGAATTTGATAAATTTGATGAAGAATTTAACAAGCTAAGCCTAGAAGATAAAAAGAAAAATTTACTTTTAACTATGGATAAAAATATGGATTATGTTCTTTTTGATGATATAGAAGATAAAAATTACAATATAGATGAAAATTGTATAAAGATAAATAAAGCATTTTATGGACAAAACAATGGCTAAATCCAGATCTACAGATGAAAATATAACCATACTTGGCGACGAATTAGAAACTGTATTAAAATACAATAATGTGAAAATACCAAATTTCATAAAAGAAAATTTAAGCAAAGAATTAAGAGAATATCAAACAAAAGCCTTGCAACATTATCTTTTACAAAGACAAAGTCCAAGTACAAATCACTTGATGTTCAATATGGCAACAGGAAGTGGAAAAACTCTTATTATGGCATCTTTGATCTTAGATTGTTACAAACAAGGATATAGAAACTTTGTGTTTTTTGTAAGTAGCACAGCAATTTTAGAAAAAACAAAGTCAAATTTTTGCGATAAAAGCTCTAGCAAGTATCTATTTAACAAAGATATCAATATAGAAAATAAAAGAGTAGAAATAAATACTATATC is from Campylobacter fetus subsp. testudinum 03-427 and encodes:
- the fumC gene encoding fumarate hydratase, class II (Pfam matches to PF00206.16 Lyase_1, and to PF10415.5 FumaraseC_C), translating into MEFRIEKDTMGEIKVPNNKYWGAQTERSLENFKIGKGTMPSEVIEGFAYLKKACAIVNNKLGRLDDSKTKAIGDACDEILSGKLDGNFPLVVWQTGSGTQSNMNLNEVIANRSTELLGEDFRTKKLVHPNDDVNKGQSSNDTYPTAMRIAFVLELQKQLFPAIDKLLATLEAKSKEFKNIVKIGRTHLQDATPLTLGQEFSGYAHMLKASKAQVLATLPFLEELAIGGTAVGTGLNSHPDFSVKVSEVLNDLTKTEFKFKSHPNKFHGLTSHDAEVFLSGALNGLASNLMKIANDVRWLASGPRCGIGEINIPENEPGSSIMPGKVNPTQCEAVTMVAVQVAGNHVSVAMAASQGNFELNVFKPVLTHNLLESIRLLSDSMVSFNDHCAVGITANEAKIDKLLHESLMLVTALNPHIGYENAAKIAKTAHKHGTTLKEEAINLGLLTAAQFDEWVKPEDMTTPKK
- the valS gene encoding valyl-tRNA synthetase (Pfam matches to PF00133.18 tRNA-synt_1, and to PF08264.9 Anticodon_1, and to PF10458.5 Val_tRNA-synt_C) produces the protein MADFYNPKEVEEKFYKIWEDRGYFEIDGNKDILEEDKKFCIMMPPPNVTGVLHIGHALTFTLQDIMTRYKRMDGYKALWQPGLDHAGIATQNVVEKQLLANGVTKEQIGREEFLKKTWEWKEKSGGSILHQMRRLGITPAWSRERFTMDAGLKNAVRKAFVNLYNKGLIVRGNYMVNWCTHDGALSDVEVEHKANKGKLYHIKYPIVDSDKFVIVATTRPETYFGDTAVMVNPNDERYKELVGKFVTLPIIDRRIQIIADDHVDMDFGTGIVKVTPAHDTNDYEVGNRHGLEFITVFDEKGILNEQCGEFEGLERLEARDKVVTKLESLGFVEKIEDYENQVGYCYRCKNVVEPYISKQWFVKADIANEAIQNVNGGGAEFFPPHWINSFNAWMRELKDWCISRQLWWGHQIPVFYCECGHEWADENEKPLKCPKCGGNKFTQDPDVLDTWFSSGLWPISTLGWGNGDALKNEKWFDGDLSEFYPNTMLITGFDILFFWVARMMFQCKNAVGELPFKDIYLHALVKDKDGKKMSKSSGNVIDPLTKIDEYSADILRFTLTLLCVQGRDIRLSEEKMVLVRNFTNKLYNASKFLLLNEDKFPDFDENSIKTELGRYMLSRFKSCVNSLRSNLDAYRFNDAANDIYKFLWDEFCDWGIELSKVGKSSVIELGMIFKESMKLLSPFMPFISEYLYHELSGTNLENSRSIMVMKYPKISTPDQKIVETWSAVIEAIVSLRRAKATIDQGNAKVQKAYIKFNNKIDINGVTNYIKLLAKCEEIELTDEIVPNSARDVSENLESFVPLDGVDTAPIIARLSSQKAKLEKEIAKLEGMLNNEKFVANAPEAVLSANREGLAIAKDKFEKVVSELKVLGR
- a CDS encoding putative protein (DrsE domain) (Pfam match to PF02635.11 DrsE), producing MNLGRIILAGLLFVVTMSAKDINVVIFLADKAKFDSAFIITSGLQKTLEKDEKADIELVLGGSSVEIFASRSKKDLEMQEKIKSLIAMPNVRVVACNGAMKRNGIEVDWLSDGIKTVKAAPKEVVLRQLDGYAVLQP
- the metN gene encoding DL-methionine ABC transporter MetINQ, ATP-binding protein (Pfam matches to PF00005.23 ABC_tran, and to PF09383.6 NIL); translation: MIEIKNLKKYYGKNLIINDVSCDIKAGEIFAIVGHSGAGKSTLLRCINGLENYQSGSLKVENKEIKDLGENELRELRRDIGMIFQHFALMSRKTVFENIATPLRFWKYDKEYIQKRVYELLELVGLSDKANSYPNSLSGGQKQRVAIARALALKPKILLSDEATSALDPNTTNQILTLLREINEKLDITIVIVTHEMEVVKGIASRAILLEQGVITNQGDIIDLFLKPDENMKKFLGTEEILPTTGINIRLFFPPKVAFNSVITSMARELDIDFNIVWGKLEKLGNNVLGSLVINVDPKDEIRVEEFIKNSGVLYEIVKEQK
- the metI gene encoding DL-methionine ABC transporter MetINQ, permease protein (Pfam match to PF00528.18 BPD_transp_1), with amino-acid sequence MIPKLLLEATIDTLYMTFISTFLAFMIGLGLAIILVLTKPNGLKPNKGIYNSLDLIVNVLRSFPFIILIIVLFPFTKFIVGTSIGTSAAIVPLTIGSAPFIARLIENAMNEVDYGVIEAALSYGASKTQILFKIMFIEALPSIINAITLTLIVVIGFTAMAGAVGGGGLGDVAMRYGFQRFRPDIMAYTVIILIIMVQLIQSVGNLLYKITKK